A window of Leclercia adecarboxylata contains these coding sequences:
- a CDS encoding DUF2594 family protein yields MSTPDFATAENNQELAQEVSCLKSLLTLMLQAMGQADAGRVILKMERQIAQMEDPSQAEVFSSTVKQIKQAYRQ; encoded by the coding sequence ATGAGCACACCTGATTTTGCCACTGCTGAGAATAATCAAGAACTGGCACAGGAAGTCTCCTGCCTGAAATCTCTGCTGACCCTGATGCTGCAGGCAATGGGCCAGGCGGACGCGGGTCGTGTGATCCTTAAGATGGAACGCCAGATTGCGCAGATGGAAGATCCGTCTCAGGCTGAAGTATTTTCCAGCACCGTTAAGCAAATCAAGCAAGCTTACCGTCAATAA
- the sdiA gene encoding transcriptional regulator SdiA produces MKDLDFFTWRRECYLRFQEMTAADEVYPELQRQTQSLGYDFFALCVRHPVPFTRPKVSVHSTYPQQWMAQYQAENYFAIDPVLKPENFVHGHLPWNDALFADAQSLWDGARDHGLRKGITQCLMLPNHSMGFLSVSSTSLSANMIAGEVVEMRLQMLVQMALTTLLRLEHEMVTPPEMKFSKREKEILKWTAEGKTSAEIAIILSISENTVNFHQKNMQKKFNAPNKTQIACYAAATGII; encoded by the coding sequence ATGAAGGATTTAGACTTTTTTACATGGCGACGGGAATGCTATCTCCGATTTCAGGAGATGACAGCAGCCGACGAGGTATATCCCGAACTTCAGCGACAAACTCAGAGCCTGGGATACGATTTCTTTGCCCTCTGCGTTCGTCATCCGGTACCGTTCACACGACCCAAAGTGTCGGTGCATTCCACCTATCCGCAGCAGTGGATGGCGCAGTATCAGGCGGAAAATTATTTCGCCATCGATCCGGTGCTGAAACCCGAGAATTTCGTTCACGGACATTTACCCTGGAACGATGCTCTGTTCGCAGATGCCCAGTCCTTATGGGATGGCGCGCGTGACCATGGACTGCGTAAAGGGATCACTCAGTGTCTGATGTTGCCTAATCATTCGATGGGCTTTCTCTCGGTCTCCAGTACCAGCCTGTCAGCGAACATGATTGCGGGGGAAGTGGTTGAAATGCGGCTGCAAATGCTGGTGCAAATGGCATTGACGACGCTGCTGCGGCTGGAGCATGAAATGGTGACGCCACCGGAAATGAAATTCAGCAAGCGCGAGAAAGAAATTCTGAAGTGGACAGCGGAAGGGAAGACCTCGGCAGAAATAGCCATCATTCTGTCTATTTCTGAAAATACGGTGAATTTCCATCAGAAGAATATGCAGAAGAAATTCAATGCGCCAAACAAGACGCAGATTGCCTGCTATGCGGCGGCGACGGGGATTATCTGA
- the tcyN gene encoding L-cystine ABC transporter ATP-binding protein TcyN → MSAIDVKNLVKKFHGQTVLHGIDLEVQEGEVVAIIGPSGSGKTTLLRSINLLEHPEGGTIRVGDITIDTSKSLGQQKGLIRRLRQHVGFVFQSFNLFPHRTVLENIIEGPVIVKGEPKEEATARARELLAKVGLSGKETSYPRRLSGGQQQRVAIARALAMRPDVILFDEPTSALDPELVGEVLNAIRQLAQEKRTLVIVTHEMSFARDVADRAIFMDQGRIVEQGPAKVLFANPQQPRTRQFLEKFLMQ, encoded by the coding sequence ATGAGTGCTATCGACGTTAAAAACCTGGTGAAGAAATTTCACGGCCAGACGGTGCTGCACGGCATCGATCTGGAAGTGCAGGAGGGGGAAGTGGTGGCGATTATCGGGCCTAGCGGTTCCGGTAAAACCACGCTGCTGCGCAGTATTAACCTGCTGGAACACCCTGAAGGCGGCACCATCCGCGTGGGGGATATCACCATTGATACCAGTAAATCGCTGGGTCAGCAAAAGGGGCTGATCCGTCGTCTGCGCCAGCACGTTGGCTTCGTTTTCCAGAGTTTTAATCTCTTTCCCCATCGCACGGTGCTGGAAAACATTATTGAAGGGCCGGTGATTGTCAAAGGCGAACCCAAAGAGGAGGCCACCGCCCGCGCTCGCGAGCTGCTGGCAAAAGTGGGGCTTTCCGGTAAAGAGACCAGCTACCCGCGCCGTCTCTCCGGTGGGCAGCAACAGCGTGTGGCCATTGCCCGCGCGCTGGCCATGCGCCCAGACGTGATCCTGTTTGATGAACCGACCTCCGCGCTGGATCCGGAGCTGGTGGGGGAGGTACTGAATGCCATCCGCCAGCTGGCGCAGGAGAAACGTACCCTGGTGATAGTGACCCATGAGATGAGTTTTGCCCGTGACGTCGCGGACAGGGCGATATTTATGGATCAGGGGCGTATCGTTGAGCAGGGCCCGGCAAAAGTGCTATTTGCTAATCCTCAGCAGCCTCGCACCCGGCAATTTCTGGAAAAATTCCTGATGCAGTAG
- the tcyL gene encoding cystine ABC transporter permease — protein sequence MQESIQLVIDSLPFLLKGAVFTLQLSIGGMFFGLVLGFVLALMRLSPLLPLRWLARFYISVFRGTPLIAQLFMIYYGLPQFGIELDPIPAAMIGLSLNTAAYAAETLRAAISSIDKGQWEAAASIGMTPWQTLRRAILPQAARVALPPLSNSFISLVKDTSLAATIQVPELFRQAQLITSRTLEVFTMYLAASLIYWIMATVLSALQNYFENQLNRQERDPK from the coding sequence ATGCAAGAAAGTATACAACTGGTGATTGATTCGTTGCCCTTCCTGCTGAAAGGCGCAGTGTTTACGCTGCAACTGAGTATTGGCGGGATGTTTTTTGGTCTGGTGCTGGGCTTTGTGCTGGCGTTAATGCGCCTGTCGCCTCTGCTGCCTTTACGCTGGCTGGCGCGTTTTTATATTTCCGTGTTCCGCGGTACGCCGCTGATTGCCCAGCTTTTTATGATCTACTACGGCCTGCCGCAGTTTGGTATCGAGCTTGATCCGATCCCGGCGGCGATGATTGGCCTGTCGCTCAACACTGCCGCCTATGCAGCCGAAACCCTTCGTGCGGCCATCTCCTCTATTGATAAAGGCCAGTGGGAAGCCGCGGCCAGTATTGGCATGACGCCGTGGCAAACCCTGCGCCGGGCGATTCTGCCCCAGGCCGCGCGCGTGGCGCTGCCGCCGCTGAGCAACAGCTTTATCAGCCTGGTGAAAGACACCTCGCTGGCGGCCACCATCCAGGTGCCGGAGCTGTTCCGCCAGGCGCAGCTGATTACCTCGCGCACCCTGGAGGTCTTTACCATGTATCTGGCCGCCTCGCTGATCTACTGGATCATGGCGACGGTGCTGTCGGCGCTGCAAAACTATTTTGAAAACCAGCTTAACCGCCAGGAGCGTGATCCGAAATGA
- the dcyD gene encoding D-cysteine desulfhydrase, with translation MSLQNLTRFPRLEFIGAPTPLEYLPRLSDYLGRDILIKRDDVTPMAMGGNKLRKLEFLAADALREGADTLITAGAIQSNHVRQTAAVAAKLGLHCIALLENPIGTKAENYLSNGNRLLLDLFNVQVEMCDALTDPVAQLNELATRVEAQGFRPYVIPVGGSNALGALGYVESALEIAQQCEGAVGITSVVVASGSAGTHAGLAVGLEQLMPEVELIGVTVSRSIADQKPKVVTLQQAVAQQLEVSAKADIILWDDYFAPGYGTPNDEGTEAVKLLARLEGILLDPVYTGKAMAGLIDGIEQKRFKDEGPILFIHTGGAPALFAYHPHV, from the coding sequence CCACTGGAGTACTTGCCGCGCTTATCGGACTATCTCGGGCGCGACATCCTTATCAAACGTGATGACGTGACGCCCATGGCAATGGGTGGCAACAAACTGCGTAAGCTGGAGTTCCTGGCGGCGGATGCGCTGCGCGAGGGGGCCGACACGCTGATTACCGCCGGTGCCATCCAGTCGAACCACGTGCGCCAGACCGCGGCCGTAGCGGCAAAACTGGGGCTGCACTGTATCGCCCTGCTGGAAAACCCAATCGGCACGAAGGCGGAAAACTACCTCAGCAACGGCAACCGTCTGCTGCTGGACCTGTTCAACGTGCAGGTGGAGATGTGCGACGCGCTGACCGATCCTGTGGCGCAGCTGAACGAACTCGCGACCCGCGTTGAAGCCCAGGGATTTCGTCCTTATGTGATCCCGGTCGGTGGTTCGAACGCGCTGGGTGCGCTGGGATACGTCGAAAGCGCGCTGGAGATTGCCCAGCAGTGTGAAGGGGCGGTTGGCATCACCTCGGTCGTTGTGGCCTCCGGCAGTGCAGGCACCCATGCCGGGCTGGCGGTAGGGCTGGAGCAGCTCATGCCCGAGGTTGAACTGATTGGCGTCACCGTGTCACGCAGTATTGCCGATCAAAAACCGAAGGTGGTGACGCTGCAACAGGCAGTGGCGCAGCAGCTGGAGGTGAGCGCGAAGGCGGATATCATTCTGTGGGATGACTATTTTGCGCCGGGCTACGGCACGCCAAACGATGAAGGCACGGAAGCGGTCAAACTGCTGGCTCGTCTGGAAGGGATCCTGCTGGATCCGGTCTATACCGGCAAAGCCATGGCCGGCCTTATCGACGGCATCGAACAGAAGCGCTTCAAAGATGAAGGTCCGATACTGTTCATTCATACCGGCGGGGCGCCCGCTCTCTTTGCCTATCATCCTCATGTCTAA